A genomic window from Nicotiana sylvestris chromosome 11, ASM39365v2, whole genome shotgun sequence includes:
- the LOC104246220 gene encoding NADP-dependent glyceraldehyde-3-phosphate dehydrogenase isoform X1 translates to MAGNGVFVDIIEGDVFKYYSEGEWKKSASGKSVAIINPTTRKTQYKVQACTQEEVNKVMEVAKAAQKSWAKTPLWKRAELLHKAAAILKEHKAPIAECLVKEIAKPAKDAVTEVVRSGDLVSYTAEEGVRILGEGKFLVSDSFPGNERTKYCLTSKIPLGVILAIPPFNYPVNLAVSKIAPALIAGNSLVLKPPTQGAVACLHMVHCFHLAGFPKGLISCVTGKGSEIGDFLTMHPGVHCISFTGGDTGVAISKKAGMIPLQMELGGKDACIVLEDADLDLAAGSIVKGGFSYSGQRCTAVKVVLVMESVADTLVEKVNAKVAKLTVGPPEDDCDITPVVSESSANFIEGLVMDAKQKNATFCQQYKREGNLIWPLLLDNVRPDMRIAWEEPFGPVLPVIRINSVEEGIHHCNASNFGLQGCVFTKDINKAILISDAMETGTVQINSAPARGPDHFPFQGIKDSGIGSQGITNSINMMTKVKTTVINLPTPSYTMGKL, encoded by the exons CATGTACACAAGAAGAGGTGAACAAGGTAATGGAAGTAGCGAAAGCGGCACAAAAATCATGGGCGAAAACACCACTCTGGAAAAGAGCTGAGCTGCTTCATAAGGCAGCTGCAATCTTGAAAGAACACAAAGCCCCTATTGCAGAATGTCTTGTAAAAGAAATTGCAAAACCAGCTAAAGATGCTGTCACTGAG GTTGTAAGATCTGGAGATTTGGTTTCTTATACTGCTGAAGAAGGAGTTAGAATTCTTGGGGAGGGTAAGTTCTTGGTTTCTGATAGTTTCCCTGGAAATGAAAGGACCAAATACTGCCTCACTTCCAAG ATCCCGTTGGGTGTGATTCTAGCCATTCCTCCTTTCAACTATCCAGTCAATCTTGCCGTCTCCAAGATTGCTCCTGCACTGATTGCTGGGAACTCTTTAGTTCTCAAGCCACCAACTCAG GGTGCTGTGGCTTGCCTTCATATGGTGCATTGCTTCCACTTAGCTGGATTTCCGAAAGGCCTTATCAGTTGTGTGACGGGAAAAGGTTCTGAAATCGGTGATTTTCTCACTATGCATCCCGGAGTACACTGTATAAG CTTCACTGGTGGAGATACCGGCGTCGCAATCTCAAAGAAAGCAGGAATGATCCCTCTACAGATGGAGCTCGGAGGAAAGGATGCTTGTATTGTGCTTGAGGATGCTGATTTAGATTTGGCTGCTGGAAGCATTGTGAAAGGAGGGTTTTCTTACAG CGGTCAAAGATGCACAGCCGTTAAGGTCGTGTTGGTGATGGAATCAGTTGCTGACACTCTTGTTGAGAAGGTAAATGCTAAAGTGGCAAAATTAACCGTTGGGCCACCAGAAGATGATTGCGATATCACTCCAGTTGTCTCTGAATCATCTGCAAACTTCATCGAGGGGTTGGTCATGgacgcgaagcagaaaaatgcaACTTTTTGCCAGCAATACAAGAGAGAAGGCAACCTCATTTGGCCCTTGTTGTTAGACAATGTTAGGCCAGACATGAGGATTGCATGGGAAGAACCATTCGGGCCAGTTTTGCCTGTTATTCGGATCAACTCTGTCGAAGAAGGAATTCACCACTGCAACGCTAGCAATTTCGGTCTGCAG GGTTGTGTATTCACCAAAGACATCAACAAAGCAATACTTATCAGTGATGCCATGGAAACAGGAACAGTTCAGATTAACTCAGCCCCGGCTCGTGGACCGGATCATTTTCCATTCCAG GGAATTAAGGACAGTGGAATTGGATCACAAGGGATTACTAACAGCATTAACATGATGACCAAAGTCAAGACTACTGTTATCAACTTGCCAACCCCATCTTATACTATGGG AAAGTTATGA
- the LOC104246220 gene encoding NADP-dependent glyceraldehyde-3-phosphate dehydrogenase isoform X2 codes for MAGNGVFVDIIEGDVFKYYSEGEWKKSASGKSVAIINPTTRKTQYKVQACTQEEVNKVMEVAKAAQKSWAKTPLWKRAELLHKAAAILKEHKAPIAECLVKEIAKPAKDAVTEVVRSGDLVSYTAEEGVRILGEGKFLVSDSFPGNERTKYCLTSKIPLGVILAIPPFNYPVNLAVSKIAPALIAGNSLVLKPPTQGAVACLHMVHCFHLAGFPKGLISCVTGKGSEIGDFLTMHPGVHCISFTGGDTGVAISKKAGMIPLQMELGGKDACIVLEDADLDLAAGSIVKGGFSYSGQRCTAVKVVLVMESVADTLVEKVNAKVAKLTVGPPEDDCDITPVVSESSANFIEGLVMDAKQKNATFCQQYKREGNLIWPLLLDNVRPDMRIAWEEPFGPVLPVIRINSVEEGIHHCNASNFGLQGCVFTKDINKAILISDAMETGTVQINSAPARGPDHFPFQGIKDSGIGSQGITNSINMMTKVKTTVINLPTPSYTMG; via the exons CATGTACACAAGAAGAGGTGAACAAGGTAATGGAAGTAGCGAAAGCGGCACAAAAATCATGGGCGAAAACACCACTCTGGAAAAGAGCTGAGCTGCTTCATAAGGCAGCTGCAATCTTGAAAGAACACAAAGCCCCTATTGCAGAATGTCTTGTAAAAGAAATTGCAAAACCAGCTAAAGATGCTGTCACTGAG GTTGTAAGATCTGGAGATTTGGTTTCTTATACTGCTGAAGAAGGAGTTAGAATTCTTGGGGAGGGTAAGTTCTTGGTTTCTGATAGTTTCCCTGGAAATGAAAGGACCAAATACTGCCTCACTTCCAAG ATCCCGTTGGGTGTGATTCTAGCCATTCCTCCTTTCAACTATCCAGTCAATCTTGCCGTCTCCAAGATTGCTCCTGCACTGATTGCTGGGAACTCTTTAGTTCTCAAGCCACCAACTCAG GGTGCTGTGGCTTGCCTTCATATGGTGCATTGCTTCCACTTAGCTGGATTTCCGAAAGGCCTTATCAGTTGTGTGACGGGAAAAGGTTCTGAAATCGGTGATTTTCTCACTATGCATCCCGGAGTACACTGTATAAG CTTCACTGGTGGAGATACCGGCGTCGCAATCTCAAAGAAAGCAGGAATGATCCCTCTACAGATGGAGCTCGGAGGAAAGGATGCTTGTATTGTGCTTGAGGATGCTGATTTAGATTTGGCTGCTGGAAGCATTGTGAAAGGAGGGTTTTCTTACAG CGGTCAAAGATGCACAGCCGTTAAGGTCGTGTTGGTGATGGAATCAGTTGCTGACACTCTTGTTGAGAAGGTAAATGCTAAAGTGGCAAAATTAACCGTTGGGCCACCAGAAGATGATTGCGATATCACTCCAGTTGTCTCTGAATCATCTGCAAACTTCATCGAGGGGTTGGTCATGgacgcgaagcagaaaaatgcaACTTTTTGCCAGCAATACAAGAGAGAAGGCAACCTCATTTGGCCCTTGTTGTTAGACAATGTTAGGCCAGACATGAGGATTGCATGGGAAGAACCATTCGGGCCAGTTTTGCCTGTTATTCGGATCAACTCTGTCGAAGAAGGAATTCACCACTGCAACGCTAGCAATTTCGGTCTGCAG GGTTGTGTATTCACCAAAGACATCAACAAAGCAATACTTATCAGTGATGCCATGGAAACAGGAACAGTTCAGATTAACTCAGCCCCGGCTCGTGGACCGGATCATTTTCCATTCCAG GGAATTAAGGACAGTGGAATTGGATCACAAGGGATTACTAACAGCATTAACATGATGACCAAAGTCAAGACTACTGTTATCAACTTGCCAACCCCATCTTATACTATGGGGTAA